The DNA window AAAAATAATTCAGCAGTCCCACAGTACCATTCAAATCAGAAATAACACCCTTACGCAAAGGGCGAATAACTGAAATAGTGGGCGGATTCTTTTCAAACATTTTATGAGCCGCTGAACCAACGGCCATCAGTTCTCCGGTCGCAGTATCTTTCGCAACGAAACTCGGTTCGTTGATAATAATACCTGAGCCTTCTAAATAGACCAAAGTATTGCTGGTGCCGAGATCAATCCCGACATTTTTTTGTCCAAATCCTATTGCCATATGTGTCCTATCCTCATAAGTATAACACGCTGTTTTTCAGCTCTTTTAGTCAATTTGAGTCAATTTTTTATTTAAATACGTGCGGACCTGGCTGACAAAATAGAGCGAACCGGTCACAACGATCATTTGCTTTTTGCGGTCGATTTTCGATAACAATTCATCCAATTGAGCATGCCATTCCTCATACTGATTTGATTGAGCCGTTTGTTTATATGCTTGCCAATTGACAGGAAAAACAGTTGCTAAGGGTAAACTATGAAAATCCGCAGCCGAAATTTGCTTTTTTTCCAAATGTCCAAACAGGATCAATTGTTCTTTGTCGCCATATTCTCTCAGTAAAGAGTCGTTCAATACAGCTACACCTTGCGGATTGTGTGCACCATCTAAGATGATCAAAGGATCCTCAGAAATTTTTTCCATTCGCGCCGGCCAACTAACAGTGTTTAAAAATTTGATTAATTTATCAGTCGACCATTGATCAATTATTTTCAAAAAAACATCATTTGGCAAAACAGCATGTAAATAAACTTTAACTGCGGCCCAAGCTAATGCTGCGTTGTAGCGCTGATAATAGCCCCGGGAAACTTTTATTTTAGCATCGATCTGGCCAAAAGTCACTTTTAATGCGACGGCACGAGCTTCGATCACATTTTTGGCTTCACTGGGGATACGACCATAAAGCAGTGCTTTTGTCGTTGGCTTAACAATACCAACTTTTTGAAAAGCAATTTTAGCCAGGGTATCACCGAGAATATCCATGTGATCCAAACCGACGCTTGTAATCACAGCCACCGTCGCATCAATAACATTCGTCGAATCCCATAGTCCGCCGATCCCGACTTCAAGCACAAGCGCATCCAGATCTGATTCGGAAAAATAAAGAATCGCGATCGCTGTAATAACTTCAAACTCAGTTTGGTTTGTATATTTTGCAGCAATTCGCTGCGTATAGGATGTCAGGTCTTCAGCTGAAATATAGTGGCCGTCAATCTCAATTCGTTCGTTGAATTTGATAATAAACGGTGAAATAAAGAGACCTGTTTTAAAGCCGGACGCCGTTAAAATAGCCTGCGAAAAGCGTGAGACAGAACCCTTGCCATTAGTGCCCGTGACATGAATAATTGGCGGCAGCTTTTTTTCTGGGTGTCCTAACTTATTTAATAGCGTCAGCATACGTTCTTGGGTATCATGCTTAATTCGTTCACCCGTATTAGTCAGTGAATGAATCCAGTTGATCGCTTCTGTTTCATTTTTAATCATGATTCTGCTTCAACTCATCAATTCGTGCTTGTGTTGCATTGAATTTAGCCTGCCAATCGCTTAGTTTGCCTTTCTCAGCTAACACAACTTTTTCAGGTGCGCTATTAACAAACTTTTCGTTGGCTAGTTTGTTTGATGAACGCTTCACTTCGGCTGAAAACTTATTAAGTTCGCCTTTTAGTCGATCGATTTCAGCATCCAGATCAATTAATTCAGCTAAAGGAATATATACTGTTGCGCCAGCGATCACGCGTGACATCGCTAAAGCAGGAGCTTGAATTTGAGAACCAATTTCTAATCGCTTCGGATGACCAAAACGATTGATATAGTCGATGTTACCCTTGAAAACGGGCATGAGTGACTGGTCATCAATGTTGATCAAAATATCGACCGGAACCGAAAGAGGCGTCTTAACCTCGGTCCGAATGTTTCTAATAGCTGTGATCAATTCCTGCAAAGCTGAAAAAGCATGCTCAGCTTCAGGATCATTCAATGACTGCTTGACTTTCGGATAATCAGCAATGACAAGACTGTCTGCCGGCTGGTGACCCGGTAATTGCTGAAAAATGGCTTCAGTCACAAATGGCATGATCGGGTGCAGCAAACGCAAGACTTGGTCCAGTACATAAACCAAAGTTTGTTGAACAGCAATTTTATTGCCAGCTACATCACTTGTCAATGTCTCTTTGGTCATTTCAATATACCAATCAGCAAAATCATTCCATATAAAATTGTAGAGCTGGCGGCCGACTTCACCGAATTCGAATTTTTCAAAATTTTTAGAAACTTTATCAACCGTTGCATTTAGGCGAGATAAAATCCACTTGTCAGCGAGTGTCAAGTCTTTTTTATCTGGCAAGGAAATTTTTGTATCAGTTTCTAGATTCATTAAAACATAGCGGGAAACATTCCAAATTTTATTCACAAAATTCCAGGCTGAGTCCATCTTGTCATAGGAAAAATTAAGGTCTTGACCCGGTGTTGAGCCCGTTGACAAAAACCAGCGCAAAGCATCGGTACCATATTTATCGATCACATCCATCGGATCAATACCATTACCCAAGGACTTGGACATTTTGCGGCCTTGCTGATCTCGCATCAAACCATGGATCAAGACATTTTTAAAAGGTCGTCTGCCTGTAAATTCTTTCGCTTGAAAAATCATACGACTGATCCAAAAGAAAATAATGTCATAGCCCGTGACCATCGTTGAAGTGGGGTAAAAGCGTTTGAAGTCTGGGTCTTCAGTATTCGGCCAGCCAAGCGTTGAGAAAGGCCATAGTGCGCTGGAAAACCAAGTATCCAAAACATCAGGATCTCTAGTCCAGCCATCCCCTGCCGGTGCGGTCAAGCCCACATATGTCTCTTGCTGGCCATCACTTTTCGTCCGATACCAGGCTGGAATTTGATGACCCCACCATAACTGCCGAGAAATAACCCAATCATGAACATTTTCCATCCAAGATTCATAAGTGCCTTCAAAACGCAATGGCCAGAAGTCAACTTTTTCATCGGTATTTTGCTGCATTTCTAATGCTTGTTTAGCCAATGGCGCCATTTTAACAAACCACTGGGTCGACAAACGCGCTTCAACTTGAACATCAGTACGTTCAGAATGTCCAACTGAATGGACAATCGGCTCAATATTCAACATAAAATCGCGGTCTTGCAAATCCTTGACAATTGCTTTGCGAGCAGCAAAACGGTCCAAGCCGACATACTTGCCGGCATTCTCATTCATCGAGGCATCCGCATTCATCGTATTGATCCGTGGTAGATTATGGCGATTGCCAACAAGGAAGTCATTGGGATCGTGAGCTGGTGTGATCTTGACCATGCCGGTTCCAAAATCCTTATCAACATATTGGTCAGCAATTATCTCAACTTGTCGATCAACCAAGGGCACGATTATTTTACGGCCAACCAATTCCTGATAACGTTTATCAGAAGGATTAACAGCAACGGCCGTATCACCAAACATCGTCTCTGGTCTAGTCGTAGCAATTTCAATATAGTGCCGACCATTAAACGTAAAATTCGGGTCCACAAAAGGATATTTGACGTGATAAAATGCGCCTTTATCATCTTCATGAATAACTTCAATATCAGATAAAGCCGTTTTGGCCTGTGGATCCCAGTTGATGATGTATTCACCTCGATAGATAAGTCCTTTATTGTAGAGGTCAACAAAAACTTTTTTAACGGCATCATTTAGACCCTTATCCAAGGTAAAACGCTCACGCGAAAAGTCTAGCGATAACCCAAGTTTTGCCCATTGCGTCTTGATAATGGCGGCATATTCATCCTTCCATTGCCAAACTTTATCAACGAACTTTTCGCGGCCTAGATCGTAACGAGAAATGCCGTCTTCTCGTAAACGTGCTTCCACTTTGGCTTGAGTTGCAATACCAGCGTGATCCATACCAGGCAACCATAAAGTGTCATATCCCTGCATACGTTTTTGCCTAATCAGCATATCCTGAAGCGTTGTATCCCAAGCATGACCAAGATGCAGCTTGCCAGTCACATTAGGCGGTGGAATTACGATGGCATAAGACTCGGGATCACCATCTGCATACTTAGCCGGTTTGATTTTTTTATCAACATCTGGATTAAATAATTCAGCTTTTTGCCAGCGATCATAAATCCCTCTTTCAATCTCCGTCGGATCATATTTAGTTGACATGTTAATTTGGCGCATTTTTAGTTATCCTTTCGATGGAAAAAGTAAAAAATCAGTAAGCAATCACTAACAGCATAATAGCTATAAGACGCAAATCGCCGTGGAGCAGCAGCTCTAAAATTCTTCTAATAACGAATAAGTTCTTTCTCATGATCAAATTAAAAACGCCCTGAGAATCTCTCGGGACGCTTTTGCGTGGTACCACCCAAGTTGCTTGTTGCCAAGCCACTTAATATTTACGTGTAAATTCCTCTTAGCAACCTTCAATTCTTGCACTCTGATTTTCAGCAACCATCAGATCTCTAAAATATGCGCCAATTTACTCCTCTAAGTTGTCTTTAAGTATATCTAATCGGTTAATAGCTTTCAAGCTAAAAAGGTGTTTGATTACGATTCAAATAACCTTCCTTTAGGCGCTCATAACTGCCCGCTTCAATTTGATTCAGCGCACGTCCAACTATATCAACGGTTCGCGAATAATCAAGATCTCGTTCGTAATAAAGACGTGCCTGCTGCAAGGCGGTCATAATTTCCTGGCGATCGGTAAAACGGTTTGCATAATGAATCAACTCAATAGCTAAATTAGCATTATTATACAGTTCAGATGAACTGGCTTTCAGATCAGCGAGGTCAGTCGTGACTTCGTGTGCTTGGCGCTGAGCGTCATCAAGATTAACACGAGAAGCAGCAACCATGTCGTTCAATGCTTTGATTTCATCTTGAACAGATATAAACTGCAGACGATAATCCGCTGGTAGTCCGGGCATATCTACTTGCTCTAAAACCCGTCGTATATTAGAAAGTTCGCCTGCATATTGTAATGCGATCCGTTTCAAATCATCAAATACCTGTGGGTAAGAACTAATTGTGACATATAAATCTTTTTGGTTTTTAGAAATCTGATTCAGCTGGCGGAAAAGGCCATTTTGAACCTCGCGCAAAGCCGTGAAAGCTGCTTTCTTTTCCTGCCAGCGTTTCTTATTATCATTATTTTGTGCTGAAACAGATTTAATTTGCTCGCCCCAGCCGCGCATATCTTCGACTTCGGAATGCGACAAAATATAGCGTTGATCCAAACGATCGATTTCTAAAGTTAATTCCTGATTTTGAGCCCGGACGTGCGCCAATTCATTCGCCAAACGACGATCATTCTTTTTGACATCGTATTCAGCACTGTACTCGCTTTCAATTGTGTCATACAGCGTTTTAATTTGAACCTCTAAAAGTCGTTGGGCATCAACTGTTTTTTTAACATCCAGGTTCTTAAGCATATTCAAAATCTGCTCGTGATTCTTCCGCATATCAGAAATCACAACATTTGGATCCGCATCAAAAACAAATCCTTTTTTGGTTAACTCATCAGCACCCGTCTGCAGTTCTTTAAAATTAGCTGGATAACGATTGATCAATTTATCGTATAAAGGCGGAATATCAATCATTTTCTTTTCCAGATCATTAGTTTCGACCCGCAATTGTTCATAGACATCAGTCGCAGAACTGTGGTCACCTGCTTCAGTTAATTTGACGAATTTCGCAAAACTATCTTCTAGTCCAGATAAAACATTTTCTAGTGGTTCGGAAGCGGGGCCGTATTTAAAAGACTCAGCTAAAATCTTCTTACGCAGCTTGTCATATCTAGTCCGAAGTTCATCAACGGCTTTGCGGTGCTCTTGATCAACCTCATTTAGTTTTTGCAAACCAACTTGGATACTGGCAATTTTGTCTTTAGTTTCTTTCAAAGTTGTATCCAACGTATTGAATTCATCACGCGTTTTAAATACATTCAAGCCACGTGAATCGAAAACAACTGAGTTAGCCAGCTGATCAATATGAAGAAACTTTGAATTCTCGATATCATTGTAGTCAGCTTCTAAACGCTGGTAGCCATGCAAAGACTTACCAGTTAAACTGAGTTTACGAGCATCCAAAAGTGTCTGTTGAACATTAATTTGTGCCAACTTATCTTTTTGAGCAACGATATCGTTGGCTCTGCGCGCATAAGAACGCTGAAAAAGAACTGCGGCTAAATAGCCGATTAATAAAATTATCGCAATTATTAGAATAATCAAAGTCATAGCTGTACCTTATTTTATGTCTTGTCATGCATCGTCTGAAACAACATCAGCTTTTCTTAAAATCTAGTTCCCCTGCATACGAACGCTCTGATATCTACGACTTGATTTAATAACAAAGAGCGCGTATTATATAAGGGTTGTTCACAGCAGTTAAGTAGGAAGCTCGTCAACAAATCAGTTTCAAAGCAAATCTTTGAGTAGGCAAGCTGTCACGACCGAAGCTGATCTGCACGAATCTGAGCTTAACCCATTTACAACAAGAATGGAGAAAATATGTCACGTTATACCGGACCAAAATGGCGTTTGAGTCGTCGTCTCGGTATTTCTCTTCTAGGAAATGGCAAGGAATTAGCAAAACGTCCTTACGCTCCTGGTGATCACGGGAATACTGGTCGTCGCCCAAAGCTTTCAGAATATGCAACACAGTTGCGCGAAAAGCAAAAGCTTCGTTTTACTTATGGATTGTCTGAGCGCCAATTCCATAATTTGTTCTTAAAAGCCGGCAGAATCCGTAAGGGGCTGCACGGTACCAACTTCTTCATCTTACTTGAGACTCGTTTGGACTCAGTTGTCTATCGACTTGGATTGGCGACAACCCGTGCTCAATCCCGTCAATTGGTCAATCATGGTCATATTCTTGTTGATGGCAAGCGTGTGACGATCCCATCTTTTGAAGTTAAACCCGGACAAGTTATTTCCGTCCGCGAACGTTCTAAAAAGATTGTACCGATCGTAAACGCTGTCGAAGCATCTCTTCACAACACACCCTTCGTAGAATTCGATGCCGATAAACTTGAAGGTAAGTTGACTCGTTATCCAGAACGTGATGAACTGGGCGCAGATATCAACGAATCTTTGATCGTTGAATATTACAACCGTCTTGGTTAATCATGAATATTGATTTTAAAAAGATCAGCAGGAAAACTGCTGATTTTTTTTTATTTAGTCATCACTGCAAACTTTAAACAAAGTACTCAATAGCAATCATCATTTTTTAGCTAATTCTAATTAATCTTCATAGTTTTTCAGTTAGTTGATAATTACAATCAGTGGAAATTTTGTTAAGCAACTTGTCATAATAAAAAAAGAACCAACAAACTTCTGCTGGTTCTTTTTTATTGATTTAATTAGCATGATGAAACCATGCTATTTTTTTATCCAATAAAGCGACAGCATCATTAGCCATGTATAGCATATAAGTGAAAAACAGGACCAAAGATGCATCCCCTTGAGCTGCCGTAATTCCCCATAGAATAACTTGGGCAGCACCTTGCAAGATCCAAAAATAATAAGATTCCGAAAAACGCAAGGTTGTCAATAAAGCACCGGAAATGCCAATAGCAGCGGTAAATGAATCCACCATTGGCCGTGGTGTTTTCGTAATATAAATTTCAAAAAAGTAAAGAATAATCCAAGCTAGTATGAAGACAACTGCAAATAATTTGTACCAGTAAGCTGAATTATGTTTCTCACCACGCGCATCAACCTCAGAAATTTTACGAACTTTTTTTTCAACGTCAATCGCCCAATTGGGTGAAATCAAGACTGGAATATCTAGTAAAACAATATAAACGCCCTGCAAGATGGCGTCAGACGGATTATGAGCAGAAATGGCGACAACAATATAAATCAAAGCTGAAATCAGACCAAAAACGCCATTCAATGGTCGTGTATTTGTGATGGCCAGTGTCGTCGTAAAACCCAAAATAGCGGCAACGAAAGTCCAAATTGCTATGTCTGTCAGCGGATTGCTAAAGGTCTGCCAAGCAATAAAAAGGTAACCAAAAATAAGCAGTCCGTAGGATGACTTTGACCAACCCGACATTTGATGAACATACCAGGATGGTTTGAATAAATCTTTAAAAGTGTGCTGTTGTTGCATATCATTTTCTCCCTAATTTAAAATAGCTGTGTTAAGACACATCGTTCAAGAATAACAAAAATCCCGACGCAAAGTCGAGATTTTCGGAAGAATATTGAAATGTAATATGATTAATGAATTAAATAACTATTGATGAAAAATTACATCATTCCTGGCATACCAGGTGCTGCAGGAGCAGCTGGAGCATCAGGTTTAGGCAATTCAGCAACAACAGCTTCAGTCGTTAAAATCATAGCTGAAACAGAAGCAGCATTTTGCAGCGCAGAACGAGCAACTTTGGTCGGATCAACAATTCCAGCCTCGATCATGTTTACCCACTCGCCAGTAGCAGCATTAAAACCAACTTCTAGTTTTTCAGATTTGGCATGTTCAGCAATGACGGAGCCCTCTAAACCAGCATTTTCAGCAATTTGGCGAAGCGGCTCTTCTAAGGCACGAAGCACAATTCTTGCACCGGTCTCTGCATCACCAGTTAGCTGGCTAACAACTTTTTTAACTTCCGGAAGGACATTGACAAAGGCGGTACCACCACCAGCAACATAGCCTTCTTCAACAGCGGCACGAGTGGCATTTAAAGCATCTTCGATCCGGTACTTCTTTTCTTTTAATTCAGTCTCGGTGGCAGCACCAACACGAACAACAGCAACACCGCCAGCTAACTTAGCTAAACGTTCCTGCAATTTTTCTCGATCAAAATCAGACGTCGTATTATCAATTTCTTGACGAATGGCCTTAATTCTGTCTGCTAAAGCTGACTTATCACCTTTTCCTTCAACGATCGTGGTCTTATCTTTCGTGATACTAATGCGATTAGCTTGTCCCAGCTGATCAATAGCAACATCTTTCAGCTGCAAACCAAGATCCTCAGTAATCACAGTTGCACCGGTTAAAATCGCAATATCCTCTAACTGGGCTTTACGACGGTCACCAAATCCGGGTGCCTTAACAGCGGCAACGTTAAAAGTACCACGCAGCTTATTTAATACCAGCGTTGGCAAAGCTTCGCCCGTGATATCATCGGCAATGATCAACAAAGAACGGCCCTGCTCAACAACGCTTTGCAAAACAGGTAGAATATCTTGAATATTTCCAACTTTTTGGTCAGTGATCAAAATATAAGGATTATCCAAATTTGTCTCCATTTTGTCGTTATCGGTGACAAAATATTGGCTCATGTAACCGCGATCAAACTGCATGCCTTCAACAACATCTAGTTCAGTCTCGATACCTTTGGATTCTTCGATCGTAATAACACCATCATGACCAACTTTTTCCATGGCATCAGCAATCAGCTTGCCTGTTTCGTCATTTGCTGCGGAAATTGAAGCGATTTGCTGAATCGATGATGAGTCTTTAACTTCATGAGAATTAGCTTTTAAACCAGCAACGGCTGCGGCCGTTGCTTTTTCGATTCCGGCACGAATACCAACCGGATTAGCACCAGCAGTCACATTTTTAAGACCCTCATTAACGATAGCTTGTGTTAAAACGGTTGCAGTTGTTGTACCATCACCAGCAACGTCGTTGGTTTTAGAGGCAGCTTCCGTAACGAGTTTGGCACCCATGTTCTCGTAATGGTCATCTAATTCAATCGCTTTAGCAATTGTGACACCATCATTAGTAATCGTTGGTGTTCCATAGCTTTGTTCCAAGACAACGTTGCGGCCCTTAGGACCGATCGTCGTCTTAACAGCATCGGCTAGCTTATCTATTCCAGCCTGCATCCTTGCACGAGCATCTTCAGAAAAACGAACTTCTTTAGCCATGAATTACAGCACCCCCAAAATATCTTTTTCATGAACGATAAGGTAATCTTCCCCATCGATCGTTACTTGTGAACCAGCGTACTTATCAAACATCACTTTGTCGCCGACTTTAACAGATTTGGGTGCTTCTGCATCCCCGATAGTTGCCGTCGAAACTGCAATAACAGAACCTGTAACTGGCTTTTCCTTTGCATTGTTTGCAATTAAAATACCACCAACTTTTTCTTCCTCTGGTTGGTCGATACTAAGAACAATTCGATCGCCTAATGGTTTGATCATATGTGTAAAACCTCCTTTAAACTTGTTCCGCATCAAATTATAACGCAATAGGTCAAAAAAGGTCAAACTTCTTGACAAAGTCTGACCTTTTAAAATAAACCGTTATTTTTTACTTTTTATTTAGCACTTTTGATGTTTTTAAAATTATCAACGAAATAAATTAAAGTCTGCATACCAGTTGTCAAATCAACGTTTTGTACACGAACACTGTTTGGAACTGTAATTCTGATAGGCGAAAAGTTTAAAATACCTTTAACACCAGCGGCAACTAATTGATCAGTGACTTGTTGAGCCGACCTCTCGGGAACTGTCAGGATCGCAATAGTCACATCGGCCTTTTTCAATTCCGTTTCTAACTGATCAACTGCGTATACTGGCAGAAGCTCATCTTTTTCATTCTTAATCTGAACCGTCTTTTTCTTGGGATCACTATCAAAACCCATAATGATCTCAATATTGTTCGAATGAACAAAGTTATACTTCATCAAAGCCTGGCCTAAATTGCCGACACCGACAACGGCTACTTTATTTAATTTGTCCTGAGACAAGACTTTACTGAAGAAATTCAGTAAAGCAGCAACATCATAACCAAAACCGCGTTTCCCCAGTGCCCCAAAGTAAGAAAAGTCACGTCTAACCGTCGCCGCATCAAACTTAATCGCCTCAGATATTTCAGATGAGTTGATTCGTTTGATCCCAGCTGCATGCAGTGAAGATAGATAATAGTAATAAATAGGTAATCGTTGAGCCGTAGCTCGCGGTATTTGTGTATCAGCAGTCATTTTTATCAAATCCTTTCATTGATTCACATTTCCATTGTAAACGAATTAGATAAAAAAATCACAAAAATTGTGAAATAATCACATTCTTGTAAAATTTAAAGAAGGATCAACATTCAAATCTAAGCCGGAAAAGTGCTTTTGCTTGTAAGCAAGAAAAGCAGCGGCACCAATCATAGCAGCATTATCACCCGATAATTCAATTGGTGCTTCAGTGAGTACCAATTGATATTTCATAGCTAAATCCTCTACAGCGCAGCGCAGAGCAAGATTGGCTGCGACACCGCCGCCCAGTAATAACTGCTGAGGCTGAAATTTTTCAATTGCTAATGTCACTTTTTCAATGATCGCTTCAATGACAGCTTTTTGAAAACTCGCTGCAACATCATTTTTGTTGATCGTTCGGTCTAATTGTTTTTCATGATGTACATAATTCAACACAGCTGATTTTAAACCAGAAAAAGAAAAATCGAAATCAGCTTCTGTATGCGCAATCGGAAAATGAATGTCTGCATGCCCTTTTTGGGCCATTTCCTGCATTTCTTTACCAGCTGGATATTTAAGTCCTAGAATTCGGCCGACCTTATCAAAAGCCTCGCCAGCAGCGTCATCCAAGGTCGTTCCAATAATTTGAAAAACATTTTCTTTGGCCATCCAAACAAGCTCAGTGTGTCCGCCGGAAACCATAATGGCCATAGCTGGATAGACAGTTGCTTTAACGAAATTAGCCGCACTGATATGGCCAGCCAAATGATTCACACCAATGAAAGGCAGATTGTGTACCATCGCAAAAGTTTTACCAGCCATTAATCCGATCAATAACGAGCCCACTAGTCCGGGACCGAAAGTCGCAGCAACAGCCGATAATTGAGTCTCAGGATCAGTGATATGGGCCTGCATCAACGCTTCTTGCGTGACACGATCAATCCATTCAAGATGATGACGACTGGCTACTTCGGGTACAATTCCTCCAAAGCGTTGATGGCTTGCGATTTGTGTGGCAACAATATTGCTTAAAATGATATGACCATTTTTCACAACTGAAGCACTGGTCTCGTCAGCCGAGGACTCAAAAGCTAAGATCAAATTATCATGTGAATCAGTCATAGCTGCCACTCCATTTCGATCGCATCTTCATGGTCGCCATCATAATAGCCAACCAATTCTTGCGTTTTTTTGAAACCAATTTTTTCATATAATTGAAAGGCCCTGAAATTAGATTGGCGTACCTCCAAGGACAAAGTTGTTAAATGGTTGTCTAGGACCAGCTTGCCAGCTAATTTCATTAAATAACTGCCCAAGCCTTTGCTTTGCCAAATCGGCAGCACTGCAATATTTGTAATATGCAGGTCCTGTGAACTTTTGCGATAAGACAGACCGAGAAAGGCAATTGTTT is part of the Oenococcus sicerae genome and encodes:
- a CDS encoding redox-sensing transcriptional repressor Rex, translated to MTADTQIPRATAQRLPIYYYYLSSLHAAGIKRINSSEISEAIKFDAATVRRDFSYFGALGKRGFGYDVAALLNFFSKVLSQDKLNKVAVVGVGNLGQALMKYNFVHSNNIEIIMGFDSDPKKKTVQIKNEKDELLPVYAVDQLETELKKADVTIAILTVPERSAQQVTDQLVAAGVKGILNFSPIRITVPNSVRVQNVDLTTGMQTLIYFVDNFKNIKSAK
- the rimI gene encoding ribosomal protein S18-alanine N-acetyltransferase — its product is MFLKSKKIAGFAAHQIQIAGKTVLIREASLADTKKLVEIEEAVYTGSAPWDQQAFVAEISRQHGKLYLSASIDDQTIAFLGLSYRKSSQDLHITNIAVLPIWQSKGLGSYLMKLAGKLVLDNHLTTLSLEVRQSNFRAFQLYEKIGFKKTQELVGYYDGDHEDAIEMEWQL
- the tsaD gene encoding tRNA (adenosine(37)-N6)-threonylcarbamoyltransferase complex transferase subunit TsaD produces the protein MTDSHDNLILAFESSADETSASVVKNGHIILSNIVATQIASHQRFGGIVPEVASRHHLEWIDRVTQEALMQAHITDPETQLSAVAATFGPGLVGSLLIGLMAGKTFAMVHNLPFIGVNHLAGHISAANFVKATVYPAMAIMVSGGHTELVWMAKENVFQIIGTTLDDAAGEAFDKVGRILGLKYPAGKEMQEMAQKGHADIHFPIAHTEADFDFSFSGLKSAVLNYVHHEKQLDRTINKNDVAASFQKAVIEAIIEKVTLAIEKFQPQQLLLGGGVAANLALRCAVEDLAMKYQLVLTEAPIELSGDNAAMIGAAAFLAYKQKHFSGLDLNVDPSLNFTRM